TCAAGAGAGGGAcaggatgaagatgaagatcCCGATCCCGTTGGTGAGCAAGTGAAAGCCCAATCGAAGCAGAATGGTATCCAGAACGGCGATGGCATGAAGATCCTGCCGTTCGAGTTTGTGGCACTGGAGGCCTGCCTGGAGGCTGCGTGCAGTGTGTTAGAGAACGAGGCAAAAACCTTGGAACAAGAGGCCCACCCTGCCTTGGACAAGCTCACTTCCAAGATCAGTACTCTCAATTTGGAACGTGTTCGTCAAATTAAGAGTCGCCTTGTTGCCATCACTGGTCGTGTTCAGAAGGTAAGGGATGAGTTAGAACACTTGCTCGATGACGACGACGATATGGCTGAGATGTATCTCACCGACAAGTTACAACAGCTCCGCAGTTCTTCTGCCTCGTCTATAAATGATGATGCTGTAGACAATGACCACCATAATCAGTTTGATGTCGATGACAGGCACGTGTACATGTAAATCTTTTCTGTTGCCTTGATTCTTATTAGTGAGTATTGCTTTACTGATTCTAATCCTCCATTTAGCAGCATTCCTCCTGAAATATCACTGGAAGAGGGTGGAGCTGCTGCAAGCGATGACGATAATCAACATGATGATGACAGGTTATTAGTGGGAGTTAGCCGGGACAGCCGTGCTAGCACTACCTACAGTACCACAACTAAGCATCTTGACGTGGAGGAGCTTGAGATGCTCCTAGAAGCATATTTTGTGCAAATCGATGGCACACTCAACAAGCTCTCTACGGTATGCCTTTTCATTTCTTTGTCATGCCCTTTTCCCTTGCCTATTACTACCATTTGTAGTTTTAATCTTCTTGTGTTTTATAATTATAACCAACAACATAACCAACTAATTCTCGTTTCTAAGAATTATTGTGAGGCTCTTCTGGTTTCTAATTGAGGATTTGGCTTGTTATTGCTTGCAAAAGATCTAAACATGTTAGAGATTCAAAATCTTAGTGACAACCTCTCCTTCTTTTGGGTAATAGAGGCAAATATTGTGCCTCGGTAGTTTTAGGCTATGGTCTTTTCAAAGAAAATgtttaaaatgaattttaactaaCATCTCTGGTCTGGTGAGCTTCTTGTGATTTACATGTTACCTAAATGATAAAATTGGTTTTGATGTTGTTTTGTTGTGGTGATCCTGTAAAGCTAAGGGAATACGTGGACGACACAGAAGACTACATCAACATAATGCTGGATGACAAACAGAATCATCTGCTCCAAATGGGAGTCATGTTGACCACAGCAACTCTGGTAGTGAGTTCCTTTGTCGTTGTCGCTGGTATTTTTGGCATGAATATTCATATTGAGCTATTTGATTCAAATGTTGCCGGGAATCGAGAGTTCTTCTGGACTGTTGGGGGCAGCACTGCCGGAACCATTTTCTTGTATGTGGTTGCCGTTTCCTGGTGCAAGTACAAACGCTTGCTCGAGTAGCTGCACGCCCTGTTTATGTGCACATCTAGAAGAAATGTTATGCAATACAAAAATTCCTCCTTTTTTATTCACCTGAAATTCTAATAATACAATGCAACATTGCTACATTACCACATTACCGGCTGCTACTTACCTGTGATCTTCAACTATTTTGTTCGTTTTGCGCAATATTCTGTGGACGCAATAATATGAAATCACTCTCGGCAGGGtcattttatttccaattttttCAACATTATTCGTGTATTTGTGTTGACAGCCTTACCCTAGGTCGAAATAGAGTAAATTTTGTGTATTCACTTTCTATTAACTAGAGTGAGACTTACCGATGTCCAGATGGTAAATTAATGGTAAATTAATGAtaatatatagtatattttaaaaagtattatattatttagaaattaaaatagatatatacaaattaatattaaatttgatgtattttttatttaaaatattttgtaatataaaagttattttattaaagttataCAGAGTTATATTTTcatttgttgtttttattttcgaatttgttTTAATGACGGACTTAGTTTTTTTATATGGTGTTtgtcttttttaattttcagttgttggagttatttttttcttcttcctatCATATGATCTTGTGGAGATATATTTTTTCTGAACGttgatttgtatatattttttcatctattatcttttttttttcatcttcgtatatatatttttcatttgatGTATCttagatttatttacttttcttttttcttaatctCTTGGTTTGTATGTCATTTAGGTATGATGATATTAGTGTTGGTGAAATTGGTTCATTATAATAGGAGTTGAGTTTCGGTATTTTTGTTGGAACAAATATTTTGGTAATAATGTATTATTGAGAgcatagttaaaaattatttactttgATTTCAAATATAAGTGTgaagttatataaatttttcaaTTGGGATGATGCTTGAGTGCTATTGCTATCTTGGAGTGTAATTAGATTTAAGGTAGTTGTGtccaataatttttttgctTCTCTATCAAATAGCACAAAAGTTTTTGTAATactttgatctaaaatttttaatttaattttgaatttataataattattgagGTAGCAATTTATAATTTGATGGAATTTTTTATGATAGGTATAATTTGAtagaatttgataaaattttttataatttgaatatgtaatattttttatgttgtaacacaaaaattttattttttgtattttttgtgaattttttttacatatacttttttctcttctcaaaATATATACTGTTTTTTAATGACATctataatagtaaataaaattttttagaatacttattttgtgtatataaaatatattgaataaattatttttagtaagaataatttaaatagtataagGTAAAAATACctgttaataatattttatattgtagcacaaaaactttattttttgtggATTTTCTTTTGACATCtacttattcttcttctcttaggCTCCGTTTGGTTAATATCTATGTCCATCAGAAACATGGACACGGTGGTATGTGTACACCGTTTGTTtgttaaaacataaaattttaaagacatgGTGACATACAAATGCACATAAAAGACATGTATTTAGTGTATCTTTTTCAAACTGTGACACTAAGACACAATCCATAAGACACAAATTTTTCCAATTCTATCTCTaattattctttaaaatttcaatcaCTGTCCTTTATCATTAACACTTGAGTTGTTTTAGTTTGAAGATAAAATGGACTTTTGAATTAAATACATGCATCTTGTGTATTATCACCAAACatgttataaaatttgtatatcTTTGTGTTCATGTATATTTGTATCTTTGTGTCTATGTCTCTATTTTTTTGAGACAACAACCAAACACTGCCTTAGTGCATTCAGTTTTTCAATAATATCTATAATAGTAAGATtacaaatttttagaatatGTATTTTTGTGTGTGTGCAACTGTGCatattgaataagttatttttaataaaaataatttaaataacataaagtaaaaatatttattagtatttttctaACTCACTCTGTCACACAATGTCTTAAGtgatacaaatttaaaatagtgctgaaaaatgatcaaaattgattctttgatttaaataacatatttaaataagcgcaattataaatatcttaaaatataattatatgtaaagtattacaaaataatgaaaaaggtataaataataaaagtaataacagtatttttttataaatttgttttaaaaatataataaatatttttattttgtacctaatcatctaatagaatcatttttaaataaataggcTCTATTCATTTGTTGGTCCAAATATGTTTTGTAGGCAAATTACGAAATGTAAAATGAAGTAAGTGCGGTAAAAATCTTATGTATGATATATAAGTATGTTAAATAGTATGAAAATTGAatagtttataatttaaaatttgttatgataatattattatgatacttttaatataaatatttattgtatttaattaatactttatatttctattgaataataatacataataaattaattaactgtgggagttatggttttaatttttaattttctaacgTTTAATTGGTTGATTTCTAAATTTTACCGAGTAAGCAAATGTACTACATGACatcattagaaaaataaaaatggctTAAATCTAATGTACAAAAGACTTTGgcatcaatttttatataataaaaacatattaatgTAAAGaagttttatatataaaagtttGGTGCGGATAAATCTATAAAGTGatatttgaaattgatttaTGTGGTATACCAAAATcgtctttgaaattttaattgtatCAAATATGTTctaaagattgataaaaatacACTATGTTAGTCtctattctattttttgttaacGGCACACTGATGTGGCTGACATGAACCTTTAGTAATACGTGTTAATATTATAGTTTGACAAACGTTTAATGATATGATTATGAGTCGAATAAACATGtgaaaatttattaaagaactagtatttaaacaatataaaaaaatagaattaaaattagtgcatttaaatttattaagagTTTTgaatgtataaaaaaatgagaaaaattgaTGAAAGACTAATTTGGTGTACTACATTCAATTTCAGAGATTGaaatgagttattaaatatGGGACTAATTTAATGTATCTACAATGATGACATAACAGATGATATGTGATTAAATAATATTGTGACATGTAGTACAAGTCAATACGTGATTAAATAGTACTGTGACATGTGGCATAAATATTCACATTAACATGTCACTAAAGATCTACATCATCGTGTCATGTCAATGCGCTATTATCAGAAGACGAGTAGGAGATTAACATCTTACACTTTTACCAATCTTAAAGAAGTAATTGATACAATTTACCAATCTTAAAGAAGTAATTGATACAATTTACCAATCTTAAAGAAGTAATTGATACAATTGAATCTTCGAAACggtttttatttagaatttagacttatattttattatttaaatgataatttaaaatctgATTGTATGATAATATAaatgtttttatgttatttatgcatcaaaattaaatttattcttaatgATATAGTTTATATGTAATTGTTTACATTTTAGGAAATAATTTCTGTACGCCAATAGGGTAAAGTAATTTGATAATCTTAGGGAATAAAAATTCGGGTAAGTGAAAAATTATAGTGGATAGTTGTTATCGACTAGTTATTGTGGATAATTTGTCACTCAACTTCATTGGATTTCTATTGTAAATTGTTTTATAATGTCACTTAATTTCAATACAAGGAAATGAAATACTACATTTTTATATATCATACgagttctatttttttaattaatgtgaAAATCTTACATAAGACCACACGAAGAAAGACTCATTGTGCAGAGAGAGAAATCGACTAACTTGGTGAGCACTGAGCAGTATTTAGCCTGGGATGGAAGGTTGTCTCCATGGTCCATGCCATGCGTCAGAATAAGGAAAAACATGAATTGTTGCTTTAGATTTGCATAGtttctcacttttttttttaaattaaagtataGCATAGGAAGACAAGTTAGAAGCGGCAGAGATGCAGGGAGTGTTGCCACAGAAATATAAGATGAGATCAAACACGAAGCGTGTTTTGTGGAGCAACCAAAGCCCCTTGCCTCTTCTCTGTTTGAAGGCGAGAAATGTTCTTCCCATTAATGATACTAGGCTCCCACACGCATATTTTAATATGAGGAGGAAATGAAGGGgaatataaaaaagaatgaaagcAGGATACGCAATTGTGGGATGACAGCAGACAGAGTTGGAACGAGCAAATGGGGGATCCTTCCAAACGAGAAAAAGTTGACATGCTGAACAAAACGGGGCATTGTGAAGAGACTTGGTAGTAATGCCAACACCTGCATTCGCATTCTCTTTCTAACTTTCAGAAGACTGCATGGCGGTTAATATCGGTTAAGCCTTTTACTTGTTCGATAGGCTGCGTTTGTATTTTGAGACTTAAGATTGAGTATTGTATTTAGTGATCAGAtacattaaaactaaaatatcaGTTTTTACTTCTATAAAATGACAAAATGGGGACTCAGGCCATGGAAATTTTAGAGACGAAAATCGAAACTTTAATAATAGAGGAGTGTTAGGAGTTAGCaggttttgtgatttgtagtcaTCAATTAgttatcattaatatttttaatggtgtgaaacTACATTTAATAGTGTAagaatactcatttttcttttactagTTAAGTGCTAGctagattttaataaaagtactagttatttaaatttttttaaacagaACATGATATTAAAACATAACTTACTTCATTACATTTTATGTCAAAcacaatacaaaaatttaatttgatctcAAGTCTCTCTTCGAAGCCATATAGCCTCCTCCTACTATTTGaatgtattttttctttaatcttaGAAAAAAAACCAAATGCTACACCATGTATGTGGTTTTGTGCATTAGCGACTGCATTAAGTAGTTTTAGATGTGCATTTGATCACAATTCTGTGGTGTCCTACAGAGCCAATACTTTAGGACACAGTATAGAATTATAGATAGGAACTGTGGAAGTGGAGCACCTCAGAGGTCGCAAAGGCCGAGGTTGCATATATAGAAATTTATTTAACATTTCCAAAGCATTGAGTAAAAGCGGGTATCTATGCTCACATGAATTCTGAATACGGACACAAGATACACAGCACTTTACTCAAACCTAACTAGCTAGGCGTTTGCAAGTTGCAGCTGTAGCGCTTCATGTGGAAAGAGTTCTATTTCACTGTAAGGTTAATTCTTTGAGgaattaaatatcttttttgttGGGTAAGTGCCGCTGCTttgctttaatttaattttatttggtgATATAAATTTGGTACGAGGCTTCAGCACATGAGCCTGCCATACTTAGTCATCTTAGCTTGTGTATGTGCACACGCACGCACTATTCACTAATCACTATTCATTCACGAGAATTAAATTACCAAAGACCACAAAAGTAAGAAAAAAAGgtttatttctaaaattccCTTTGATTCTCTTTGgcttgttaaaaaataaaaaataaaaaggaaataacAGGATATGTTTTGTGATGAAATATAATTCCTTGTACACGCTAGCTCCATCTGATCCGTGCATGATTCTCTCCATGTATGTGGTCAAGATACAGAGAGAATGCAGTTGAATAGCGCTTTCATTTAGCCTGACTTCATTTCCTGATAGAGACTGTTTGCAAGGAAGATGTCATTCTTATTCTCCCCTGCATTATTATTGCAAGAACAAAACATATTAGCAGCtagtgaagaagagaaacaaTTCGTTAATTAAGGAGATGGGAAGCGGGCAAGTACGTACCTCAAAATAAGTTGCGGAGAAACCGTGTGAGTAATCTAGCTCTAGCACACTGTCTTGGGAAGTTTGTTGGTTGGTGAAAGTAGTAACATTGTtctggaaaacaaaatgagtATTAATTTTTGCAGTTAAAGGAATGAAAAGGGAGAATGAGCTAGCTAGTACTGACGATGGAGAAGTCACAGAGAGGAGAGCTGGCAGTGTCTTCGTCGTCATCGTCGAGAAAAGAAGGGAGGTGGTGTCGCTTCTCTTTAACAACTAGTTTCTGCCTCTTTATAGTTCTCTGATGGGCCGCCGGAGGTGGAGGCCCAGAGGAAGCATCAGAAAGCATGGACAAGTCATCTTCTTCTTGTGGCACACTAGTTTTGGGTTTCATCTTGTGGTGCTCTTGAGGCAGAAAGGGAGTGGAAGTGGAAGCATTGAGGAAAGAGGGCTCCTCCAGGTATAGAGTCCAACCGGATTCGCAACCGCTGCTGCATTCTGACGGCAGTGCATTCATCATCTCAGCTAGCGTAGTGGGGTGCGTGGTGTATGTgtactatattatatatatgatggAAAGACAAAACAAGTGGTGAAAGGGTGCATGTTAtgtaatgtttatatatatagcaTAAGATTAAGAGAGCTGAAGCAGCAAGTTGGAGAGACTAGTGTAGCTCAAAACCAAGAGAGAAAACTGCTTTTGTCCTCACTCCCATTCGAAGAATGAAATGAATGAAGCTAAGTGAGTGCCAGTTGGGGGTGGGTTACACTTAAATATAGCAATGTTCTGAGTGAGTGAGTGCATCCCCTTTTATTTCATCACATCACATGCTGGACAGCCAGGCACTCTGTACTATGTAGTGTGTAGTGTGTAGTGTGTAGTGTAGTACCCTCTTCTTAACAAAACCGACTACACACACTGCACCATCTATTATTGCCATTAGTAGCTACTATTAACTTAAAACAACTTATCATTAATATTATTACATTACTACTTGGAGATTAGCATTACTTGCTGTCTTGTTTCCATTCATTTGCAATGTGCAAGGGGCCCGGGGTGGTGGGGTGTATGTGGGAGGTTGTTCTTCAAGAAGAGAGAGTAGTAAATGTACGTGATTTAATGTCGTCGTTCCAATGGGGAAAGGAATTATATTGTCCAGGAACCCCAGTTGCCCTTCCCCTTATGCCCATCATGTGTCACCATTaaacaatatttaattaatgCTTTCTCTACTGCAAACATATCCCTCTCCATCCTTTATGTTTTCTACTGCCATTCATTCAAAATGTGCCGCTTGTTTTTTTCTGTCAGTACTCAGTAGTCTCATCCTCCGAATCTAATACAAACCACCACCAAGAGATTCTATAACTATGCATGCATAgggaaataattaaaatacaaatcaCAATTGCCTTAGCTTTTGCCAGAattacaacaataataatggacATACACTACTActgtaaaaatttttttggggcGCAGTGCACTGTGACTTGACTGGGATTTTATGAATGAGTGTCCACATGCAATCACCTTCTTCCTTCTCTCCTTTTCAAGAATTTACTCTACTATCTGGATTAGGATTCACAAGAGCATGTGAGCACGTGTGCATAATATTCATATGCGGGCTTCCACATATTCAAACACATGTCTGCACGTGCACACGCACTTCTATCAATTCCCTACTTCAACTTAAAACGTAActgtcttttatttttagttcgaGTTCTTCCCTTATATTAACACTCATCCTACTTGAATGCATTCAGTGTGTTTAATTTGGATTCACGTTTGCAATGCTTATTTTAAGATGGAAAGAGCAATTGGTTAGATAATTTGACatgtttgattaaattattattaaatattttttaattattaattttatatgaaaataattatacataaatatttattttattaagtaaattattatttttgtcctcaATATTTGAGTGAGTTTTAAAGTTGTTTCTGaccttttaaaattgactcaatgttgttgTCCTGCAGTTAAGGATCCGTTAatagaattgacggcgggacaaaattgagacgattttgaaatgttagggacttaaataggatgaaaacgttggggacaaaaatgatacatagaaataaattttagttttatcattcaataatatcaatttttttactatacatagtattcgattattttttaatcacatcatctaagtaaattacacttaatcacattactgtcattctaaataatttttttttataattttacacttaaagttataagttaatataaaaatataaaaaaaattatttagaataaaagtagtctgattaagtataatttattgagatgtgattaaaaaataattaaatattatatatagtaaaaaattgatattattaaaggataaaattaaaatttatttctatgtatcgtttttgtcctcaATGTCTTCGTTCTATTTAAATCTCTaatgtttcaaaatcgtctcaattttgtcctgccgttaattctgttaacggatctcTAATAGCGGGACAACATTgaaccaattttaaaatatatatatcagtTATGAAATATCACAACTTACTAATAATTACCTTAATGCTTACCAAATTAAAGTCTACCTATGAGAATCCCCTTGGCAATCAAGCAATGTCTGTTGAAATAGCATTTCAACATTTACAACGAAAATGTTGTAACAAAAGtttgagaataaaaaatagtcataatttttgtattctttAATTATCACCagaataaatacataatattaaatataataaatatatcattataatattgtatatataaaattataaatattaaattaaataaataactttaaattattatctctCTAACATTATTCTTTTACAATAGATTCTATATGTTAAATGTATTTAACTATTCATCTTAAAAGGTGTTAATGTTATGCACATGTTCGTGCTCAAATCAGCAGCATACTTAGCTTGAAGATCCtctgtctcttttttttttcttccgaTNNNNNNNNNNNNNNNNNNNNNNNNNNNNNNNNNNNNNNNNNNNNNCACTTACCTGAAGGGCAAAAACCAAATAAgggaaacaaaaaagaaaataaacaagtctACTTATGATATCATCCGTAAAGTGAAATAAACACATCCAAATTTGTTGGTTCACTAGAATAAAAATGATCCACTAAGAAACACAAATGAAAAAGAATAGATCGGTTTTACCAAAGCCTTATTGATCACACTTTCTTTTCCCCTTCTCCTTCCTTTCCTCCATGAATTAGGACAGGGCTATTAAACAACATGAATGGGCTTTTTCTCGTTACAGATTCCGTTTTCGTTGTTGCTCTCCATCAATCGCAAGTTCGATTCTTTTCGTTACTTCCAAAATTATCAGTTTTCTCCGGAACCCATTGTCATTGAAAGGGTATCCTATTCCTACCCTTGCATACATGTTCTGATTGTTCTCACGAGATTGGTGTGACTGAAGTCAAATATATAGGGTGGGTTTGTAAGTTTGTTACATGACAGATAGGAatacagaaataaaaaatttaaaaatattattcatatactaagattaattattaatatatttgtgtataaatatatatgttatttaatttatttttaatgtgtttttgtattctaatatgtattttatattgtcACTGATTTTAATAGCCAATTTTGATGTACACATAATATAGTACTAAAAAANacaaatttttgtatatttattctttatgtcttattcttaatataaatttaatgtcttattttatcatattctCACAACCAAACACAAcctaatataataatagtatgataCTAATGTACTGTATTTATAGTATTTGCAGTGATATCTATCCtcaattatttaacttttttcattaaatttattctcttttatgttgTGGTTAAATTCAAATAAGACTTCCGTTGTCTACTTTCTCTTATGACCAGAAAAAATTTCAAACCTCCAAGGGAAATGAAGATTGAATTATACCATCTTCATCTTTCACTTATACGCcgtttttagttaaatttatttttgaagcaTTTCAGTATTTAGTTTCATTATTTGATGTTGATTttaggaattttttatttaaattaaataaatatataaatttcaaaaatacataaatagtgatatatttataaaaatttactatAAAATACATTTAGGATATTGAGGGTTTAACCTAAAAATAAACATATCTCGACGTTTGAGATCTCCAGCTGTAACTGGGTGATGCTGAGTCATATCCTGAGTGCATCCTGGATATGTATTAGAATAGAGATCGAATACTGAGCACCTAAGATATGCGAAAATTGAGAATGGGATCTTAGTACCCGAAATAAATACAATTCCCTAATTCAAATCCCAGCATCTAAGATATAGTCAAGGATGTAATTTGGGTCTCAACACTCGAGATATGTTTATTATGATTTAGGTGTCTCTGCACTCAAGATATGTTGGAAAATAACTCTATTTATAGAATTCATCTCAATACAACCCATTACACAATTCACAAactaatcttttctttttcttctttccattTCGTTCTGATGGagaataattaattcttttttattgtgGTTTATCCCAATGGGATAGTCAAACACAATGATGAAGGAGTAATTTTTGAGTCGGATAAGATTGTCATGTTGCGCACTAACCGAGTTGATACCCTATATACGCTAAAGATGGTCATGCTGAGTAATATGGGAGGAATAGGTACCAAGGAGATTGGGCGGATTACATATAGATTTCTAAATGCGCTTCCGAATGGTTCACTCCTAAACTCCAAAATGCACCATATTCAAGTCTAGAGTCCTTTCTAAATTCAAACTGGAAAAATCAGACTAAGTCTCAATCATACTAGTGATATCAAAATCTCAATTCTTCCCAATAAAGTCATTATCTctctctataattttatatcaaaactCAGTCCCAATAGTATCAATTTATTCTCAATGTTTACTCTTAACCCGAAGTAAGTAGGACAAGGCCACAACTCTTGCATCTATCCAAGCAACTCAAATATCAATCAAACTCATTTCTATCATCCAATCACTAACAAATCATTTAGAAGAACCCTCAACATCACCATCGCCAGTATAATAGATTTCTCAATTGTCCAAACACATACAAAATAATACAAAGAATACATAAATAGAGGGAACATATAAAGCAAGtagcttgatgagcggataatttatacgctttttggcattgtttttaggtagtttttagtaggatctatctacttttagggatgttttcattagtttttatgtaaaattcacatttctggactttactacgagtttgtgtatttttctgtaatttcaggtattttctggctgaaattaagggatctgagcaaaactctgataaaaggctgacaaaggactgctgatcctgttggattctgacctccctgcactcgaaatggattttctggagctactgAACTCCAAATGGcccgctctcaacagcgttggaaagtagacatccaagctttccagcaatatataatagttcatactttattcgagattagacgacgcaaactggcactcaatgccagttccatgctgcattctagagtcaaaagccagaaacacgtcataaaccagagtaaaatgccaaaaacacgttataacttggcgtttaactccaagagaagcctctgcacgtgtaaagctcaagctcagcccaagcacacaccaagtgggccccgaaagtggatttctgca
The Arachis duranensis cultivar V14167 chromosome 5, aradu.V14167.gnm2.J7QH, whole genome shotgun sequence genome window above contains:
- the LOC107488631 gene encoding protein SOB FIVE-LIKE 5-like, which encodes MMNALPSECSSGCESGWTLYLEEPSFLNASTSTPFLPQEHHKMKPKTSVPQEEDDLSMLSDASSGPPPPAAHQRTIKRQKLVVKEKRHHLPSFLDDDDEDTASSPLCDFSINNVTTFTNQQTSQDSVLELDYSHGFSATYFEGRIRMTSSLQTVSIRK
- the LOC107488664 gene encoding magnesium transporter MRS2-3, which gives rise to MNIRGQGQGPPPGPAAAAGMMDGIGVPVAPNPISRKKGTGVRAWLLLDSSGQKQVVEAGKHAIMRRTGLPARDLRILDPLLSYPSTVLGRERAIVINLEHIKAIITAHEVLLLNSRDPSVTTFVEELHSRILRHHQAQGAAVAAAASDDSKPSKMYDSEEGQSREGQDEDEDPDPVGEQVKAQSKQNGIQNGDGMKILPFEFVALEACLEAACSVLENEAKTLEQEAHPALDKLTSKISTLNLERVRQIKSRLVAITGRVQKVRDELEHLLDDDDDMAEMYLTDKLQQLRSSSASSINDDAVDNDHHNQFDVDDSIPPEISLEEGGAAASDDDNQHDDDRLLVGVSRDSRASTTYSTTTKHLDVEELEMLLEAYFVQIDGTLNKLSTLREYVDDTEDYINIMLDDKQNHLLQMGVMLTTATLVVSSFVVVAGIFGMNIHIELFDSNVAGNREFFWTVGGSTAGTIFLYVVAVSWCKYKRLLE